The following proteins come from a genomic window of Methanosarcina sp. MTP4:
- a CDS encoding DUF5814 domain-containing protein → MTLWVLISAEKSKLTLMTIKDRMKQPLAVAELVLKNGSKGPRPHKIRVLANNKKKEEFLPPQKFIELLRSANRVMLAEGGDPANSAAFLEMLEGFQLKADKVDICRHCLLNKRFNFVNKKSIKFHNELICRECAKEELLRGVRTAEGNYGEKSVDFLEQVLLKTRDLDRTLRMLTPERLDPEFTRYDTIETNPSTTSVRIKELPLAKKFKQMLLEKSDTLLPVQALSVEAGLLEGKNQFVVSATATGKTLIGEMAGIQNLLKRKGKMLYLVPLVALANQKYDQFTTRYTKLGLTTSIKIGAILIKTTQRVKMHTTLNSDIIVGTYEGLDHILRSGNADFLGKIGTVVIDEVHTLEDQERGHRLDGAIARLRYIAPEAQFIYLSATVASPGSYAKKLGAELILYEHRPVPIDRHLLFCQESEKTQLITRLSKEEYSRISSKKHRGQTIVFTNSRRNCHRLASAISIQAAPYHAGLSQYERKKVETQFGEGKLPVIVTTAALAAGVDFPASQVIFESLAMGIDWLSVQDFLQMSGRAGRPDYHDRGVVVLMPVPGKSYASSQSETEEELAIKLLQGEMLSSGVEYGEAEQLEEVLASVAVTASIRDLKSIHQLMFGSFELEKLVSRLQKYRFIERKGDRVTLTRFGKIVSAHFLSLSKAFLIRDAVLMENSPLRIVTNLEFFDAAYFKYANQIGSTLHVNMPSRVFQGAALDIVFDGDSLALLNIKIQDLLMNFADDFLTCTCKDSPYCGCAEQKFSEEIVRLRTEGLDPTRIVKKLEDKYGISAYQGDIFGYLDGAVRNLDAVELIAKVHSKKGIAEEAHKLKKQIQG, encoded by the coding sequence ATGACGCTCTGGGTCCTCATCTCCGCTGAAAAATCGAAACTAACCTTAATGACGATAAAGGACCGGATGAAACAACCTCTCGCGGTGGCTGAACTCGTCCTGAAAAACGGGTCAAAGGGACCGCGTCCACACAAAATAAGGGTTCTTGCGAACAACAAGAAAAAAGAGGAGTTTCTTCCGCCTCAAAAATTCATAGAACTGCTCCGCAGTGCAAACAGGGTCATGCTGGCAGAGGGAGGGGACCCTGCAAATTCGGCTGCTTTCCTGGAAATGCTGGAAGGTTTTCAGTTGAAGGCAGACAAAGTTGATATTTGCAGGCACTGCCTGCTCAATAAACGCTTTAACTTTGTCAACAAAAAATCAATCAAATTCCATAACGAACTCATCTGCAGGGAATGTGCAAAAGAAGAACTCCTGAGAGGAGTGCGGACCGCGGAAGGAAATTACGGGGAAAAGTCCGTGGACTTCCTGGAACAGGTCTTGCTCAAGACCAGGGACCTGGACCGGACACTCCGGATGCTTACCCCTGAGCGACTGGACCCGGAGTTCACCCGTTATGACACCATCGAAACAAACCCCTCGACGACTTCGGTGCGGATAAAGGAGCTGCCCCTGGCAAAAAAATTCAAGCAAATGCTCCTGGAAAAATCCGATACCTTGCTTCCCGTACAGGCACTTTCCGTGGAAGCCGGACTGCTGGAAGGGAAGAACCAGTTCGTTGTCTCGGCAACGGCAACAGGGAAGACCCTCATCGGGGAGATGGCAGGTATCCAGAACCTCCTGAAAAGGAAAGGAAAAATGCTCTACCTGGTCCCCCTGGTCGCCCTGGCAAACCAGAAATACGACCAGTTCACAACACGTTACACGAAACTCGGGCTCACCACATCCATTAAAATCGGGGCAATCCTTATCAAGACAACCCAGCGGGTGAAGATGCATACCACCCTGAACTCGGATATCATAGTCGGAACCTACGAAGGGCTGGACCACATCCTCCGGTCCGGGAATGCGGACTTCCTCGGGAAAATAGGAACTGTAGTAATTGACGAAGTCCATACCCTGGAAGACCAGGAAAGGGGACACAGGCTGGACGGGGCCATAGCAAGGCTGCGTTATATAGCCCCGGAAGCCCAGTTCATCTATCTTTCCGCAACCGTTGCAAGCCCCGGGTCCTATGCAAAAAAGCTCGGTGCAGAACTGATCCTCTATGAACACCGCCCTGTACCTATTGACCGGCACCTGCTCTTCTGCCAGGAAAGTGAGAAAACCCAGCTAATTACCCGGCTTTCAAAGGAAGAATACTCCCGGATATCTTCAAAGAAGCACCGCGGACAGACCATTGTCTTTACAAACTCCAGGCGAAACTGCCACAGGCTAGCTTCCGCAATTTCGATCCAGGCGGCTCCCTATCATGCGGGGCTTTCCCAGTACGAGCGCAAAAAAGTGGAGACCCAATTCGGAGAAGGAAAACTCCCGGTCATAGTGACCACCGCAGCCCTGGCCGCAGGCGTGGACTTCCCGGCGTCCCAGGTTATTTTCGAGTCCCTTGCAATGGGAATCGACTGGCTCTCTGTCCAGGACTTCCTCCAGATGAGCGGGAGGGCAGGGAGGCCTGATTACCACGACAGGGGCGTGGTCGTGCTCATGCCGGTCCCCGGAAAATCCTACGCCAGTTCCCAGTCGGAAACGGAAGAAGAGCTTGCAATCAAACTCCTGCAGGGAGAGATGCTCTCATCAGGGGTTGAATATGGGGAAGCCGAACAGCTGGAAGAAGTTCTGGCATCAGTTGCCGTGACCGCCTCGATCCGGGACCTGAAAAGCATCCATCAACTTATGTTCGGGAGCTTCGAACTGGAAAAACTGGTTTCCCGGCTTCAGAAGTACCGCTTTATAGAAAGAAAAGGGGACAGGGTAACGCTTACCCGCTTTGGAAAGATAGTTTCCGCCCACTTCCTTTCGCTCTCGAAAGCCTTCCTGATAAGGGACGCCGTGCTTATGGAAAACAGCCCCCTGAGGATCGTGACGAACCTGGAATTTTTCGATGCCGCATATTTTAAGTACGCCAACCAGATAGGAAGCACCCTCCACGTGAACATGCCTTCAAGGGTCTTCCAGGGAGCAGCCCTTGACATCGTTTTTGACGGAGATTCCCTGGCTCTTCTCAACATTAAAATCCAGGACCTTCTAATGAATTTTGCCGATGATTTCCTTACCTGTACCTGCAAGGATTCGCCATATTGCGGCTGTGCCGAGCAGAAGTTTTCCGAAGAAATAGTCCGGCTGCGGACAGAAGGACTGGACCCTACCCGGATAGTGAAAAAGCTTGAAGATAAGTACGGGATTTCCGCATATCAGGGGGATATATTTGGGTACCTGGATGGCGCGGTGAGAAATCTTGACGCTGTGGAACTGATTGCAAAAGTCCATTCAAAGAAAGGGATTGCTGAAGAAGCCCACAAGTTGAAAAAACAAATCCAGGGCTAA
- a CDS encoding DUF3467 domain-containing protein → MTEDVKSREDKESVTPKKAKKGITIEFLKPEDFRQIYAIGAAGGHSPYDFRIGFYNDTPKMFGDSSESRVIERRVETEVILSPVAALELNRWLTQHINEYESVFGPISRTVARPKKEPPKTVDSTELQGYI, encoded by the coding sequence ATGACCGAAGATGTCAAATCTAGGGAAGATAAAGAAAGTGTGACCCCCAAAAAAGCAAAAAAAGGCATAACCATCGAATTCTTAAAGCCCGAGGACTTCCGGCAAATTTACGCCATAGGAGCCGCAGGCGGGCACAGTCCTTACGATTTCAGGATCGGTTTTTACAACGACACACCCAAGATGTTCGGGGACTCTTCCGAATCAAGGGTCATCGAAAGGCGTGTAGAAACCGAAGTCATACTTTCTCCAGTAGCCGCTCTTGAACTGAACCGCTGGCTGACCCAGCACATAAACGAATATGAATCCGTTTTCGGCCCAATTTCAAGAACCGTCGCGAGACCAAAGAAAGAACCACCCAAAACCGTTGACAGCACCGAGCTCCAGGGGTACATCTGA
- a CDS encoding APC family permease: protein MAESISETSHSGGLVKTLRPYHVWALGVGIVLVGEYMGWNFTIAKGGVLGSLFAMLVAGTMYTVISLCASELGSATKLAGGPYDWARLFVGPGAAAIVGLAVYMEFIALEAADAIVVAFIATEIFPQLQVFPITLFVISLLTFINYRGVVGALTLNFALTMLAFFAIITFFFASTLGLGGLEVHPEYLFEGAMPNGLIGLFAALQFGPWFFLGIEGAAMCAEECKHPSRAVPLGQQAGMITLLVGAAMTLYLCTSLIPTDVLGVSVYPLFEAAQNGGLFIFIALLGVGTLLTCIASANGCICDASRSWYALSRDEYVSPWFSKVHPKYSTPYRAVIFTAPIAVAFAFSGFLDQVITFSIISGLLCYVLIPFSLIRFRKLFPETTSKIRPFASPLQPYIAYFAIGIAMLIMSTLFWGYRYNLIFGLLFYAIAYFYFSSKRKNTTGNDPLWSELGWPEPEQTGSRNLKEVSCIECSDR from the coding sequence ATGGCAGAATCGATATCAGAGACCTCGCATAGCGGAGGTCTTGTAAAAACCCTCAGGCCGTACCATGTCTGGGCTTTAGGCGTGGGAATCGTGCTTGTGGGAGAATACATGGGCTGGAACTTCACGATTGCGAAAGGAGGTGTTTTAGGCTCCCTTTTTGCCATGCTCGTGGCAGGGACCATGTACACGGTTATTTCGCTCTGTGCAAGCGAACTCGGCTCGGCAACAAAGCTTGCGGGCGGCCCCTATGACTGGGCAAGGCTCTTTGTAGGGCCAGGAGCTGCGGCAATCGTAGGGCTTGCGGTATATATGGAATTTATCGCCCTTGAGGCGGCAGATGCTATTGTCGTTGCTTTCATTGCAACCGAGATCTTTCCCCAGCTTCAGGTATTCCCCATAACCCTTTTTGTGATTTCACTTTTGACCTTTATCAACTACCGGGGAGTCGTGGGAGCCCTTACACTCAACTTTGCCCTTACAATGCTAGCTTTCTTTGCAATTATCACCTTCTTCTTCGCAAGTACCCTCGGCCTCGGCGGTCTTGAAGTCCATCCCGAATACCTCTTCGAAGGAGCCATGCCAAACGGCCTTATCGGGCTTTTTGCAGCGCTGCAGTTCGGGCCCTGGTTTTTCCTCGGAATCGAAGGAGCGGCAATGTGCGCAGAGGAGTGTAAGCACCCCTCAAGAGCTGTCCCCCTGGGCCAGCAGGCAGGGATGATCACCCTCCTGGTAGGAGCAGCAATGACCCTCTACCTCTGCACCTCGCTGATCCCCACGGACGTGCTCGGGGTTTCCGTCTACCCGCTTTTTGAAGCTGCCCAGAACGGAGGCCTTTTCATCTTCATCGCCCTTCTGGGAGTGGGTACCCTCCTGACCTGCATCGCCAGCGCAAACGGCTGCATCTGCGATGCCTCAAGGTCCTGGTACGCCCTTTCCAGGGATGAATACGTCTCCCCCTGGTTCTCAAAAGTCCACCCAAAATACAGCACTCCCTACAGGGCAGTGATCTTTACGGCCCCGATTGCCGTTGCCTTTGCTTTCAGCGGTTTTCTCGACCAGGTCATTACCTTCTCGATCATTTCGGGCCTGCTCTGCTATGTGCTGATCCCCTTCTCCCTGATCCGCTTCAGGAAACTTTTCCCGGAAACCACAAGCAAGATAAGGCCCTTTGCCTCCCCGCTCCAGCCCTACATCGCCTACTTCGCGATAGGGATCGCCATGCTGATCATGTCCACCCTCTTCTGGGGCTACAGGTATAACCTGATCTTCGGACTCCTCTTCTATGCAATTGCGTACTTCTACTTCTCTTCAAAACGCAAGAACACGACCGGAAACGACCCCCTCTGGAGCGAACTCGGCTGGCCGGAACCCGAACAGACAGGCAGCAGGAACTTAAAGGAGGTGAGTTGCATTGAGTGCAGCGACAGGTAA
- a CDS encoding efflux RND transporter permease subunit, giving the protein MSVNKSIKKSAKRKEKSLLAQVFDIAFIFVLAFVCLVVPTTLQGAVLVSWEEGGAGIGFVWDPIGYFSLMLLIVGFFALILFHSVRNYRV; this is encoded by the coding sequence ATGAGTGTAAACAAAAGCATAAAAAAGAGCGCAAAAAGAAAGGAAAAAAGCCTGCTCGCCCAAGTCTTTGACATCGCCTTCATCTTCGTGCTGGCCTTCGTCTGCCTGGTAGTTCCCACAACTCTCCAGGGCGCGGTCCTGGTCTCCTGGGAAGAAGGCGGAGCCGGCATAGGCTTCGTATGGGACCCCATAGGCTACTTCTCCCTCATGCTTCTGATCGTGGGCTTCTTTGCCCTGATCCTTTTCCACTCGGTCAGGAACTACAGGGTTTGA
- a CDS encoding LSM domain-containing protein yields MFPNKKVQKIVGSKIQVEMKGDLNLLEGTLKSVDDYMNLHLMDTMEIVKGEKVRSLGSVVLRGNNIILITPVED; encoded by the coding sequence TTGTTCCCAAATAAAAAAGTCCAGAAAATCGTTGGATCCAAAATCCAGGTAGAGATGAAAGGCGACCTGAACTTGCTTGAAGGCACTCTCAAGAGTGTGGATGACTACATGAACCTCCACCTTATGGACACAATGGAGATCGTGAAAGGAGAAAAAGTCCGCTCCCTCGGTTCCGTGGTCCTGAGGGGAAATAACATCATACTGATTACTCCTGTAGAAGACTGA